The window GCTCGGGCCGGTATATGAGCGAGAACGGAAAATCCTTGATAAGGACCCGACGAGTGTTGGAACGATACGGCGAGCCCGCCAGGGGAAAAGCAAGTGCTCGCGCAGCGGCCTCTTCCACTGCAGCGGTGAAGCGCCCACCTAACCCGGCCTGCGTCTCACTGTAGTAGATCACCTCGGCAAGAAACTCGAGGCGGGCGGCGGCAATAAATCGCGCGCGGCTCACCGGGCCAGCCGTCTAGCCTCAGCAAACACGCTTTCCGCCGAAAATGTCGGCACCTCGCCGCGATCATACGCGGCGACCCGCTTCGCGATTTCTAGCTCCCACGCCTTCTCGATCTCCACGAGTGGAGCATCGCGGAGCGACTCCAGCAGAAGCTCGGCGAGCTTGGCACGTTCCTCGGGTGACAACGAACGCGCCTGAGCTTCGAGTTCCTTGAGTGTGTTAGACATGGCAATTTCCTCCAGGCGACGACGCCATGTTACGCCCTGATC of the Candidatus Methylomirabilis tolerans genome contains:
- a CDS encoding type II toxin-antitoxin system RelE/ParE family toxin, coding for MSRARFIAAARLEFLAEVIYYSETQAGLGGRFTAAVEEAAARALAFPLAGSPYRSNTRRVLIKDFPFSLIYRPEPEGIVIFAAAHYARHPYYWQSRLRAR
- a CDS encoding addiction module protein — encoded protein: MSNTLKELEAQARSLSPEERAKLAELLLESLRDAPLVEIEKAWELEIAKRVAAYDRGEVPTFSAESVFAEARRLAR